A single Nostoc sp. ATCC 53789 DNA region contains:
- a CDS encoding DUF6753 family protein, with protein MAVSNGNGNGAVSHLDRLLSEKPPEFQAKVLRFALDSGMKQDDPAFRLVQYIGYLAQLTETAPNDWKLLFENLQVELNEWSQLTAEQLKIQADHTENIKNLATSCNQLGTALSALNLTSQQQLKQLTSLTKLSENLNNISPRQPETLSQPLQEQLNEIQTGISLFVAARKHKRSGLQTRKFLAHISCKSDWTSAHINCKQTHYYLQWACNHPTWLTLIANKPNACSATVG; from the coding sequence ATGGCTGTAAGTAATGGTAATGGCAATGGTGCGGTATCTCATTTAGATAGGTTGCTGTCAGAAAAGCCGCCTGAGTTTCAAGCGAAAGTCTTGCGGTTTGCTTTAGATTCTGGGATGAAACAAGATGACCCAGCATTTCGACTGGTGCAGTACATTGGTTATTTGGCGCAACTGACAGAAACCGCACCAAATGATTGGAAGTTATTATTTGAAAATTTGCAAGTAGAGCTAAACGAATGGAGTCAACTGACGGCGGAGCAATTGAAGATTCAAGCCGACCACACGGAGAACATCAAAAATCTAGCGACGAGTTGCAATCAGCTAGGAACAGCCTTGAGCGCATTAAATCTAACATCTCAGCAACAACTCAAGCAATTGACGAGCTTAACCAAACTCTCCGAGAATTTGAACAATATCTCCCCCAGGCAACCAGAGACATTGAGCCAACCGTTACAAGAGCAATTGAACGAGATTCAGACGGGAATATCTCTATTTGTTGCGGCTCGCAAACATAAACGCTCCGGCTTGCAAACAAGAAAATTCTTGGCTCACATTAGTTGCAAATCAGATTGGACTTCGGCTCACATTAATTGCAAACAGACTCATTATTATTTGCAATGGGCTTGCAATCATCCGACTTGGCTCACATTAATTGCAAATAAGCCGAATGCCTGCTCAGCAACTGTTGGATAG
- a CDS encoding tyrosine-type recombinase/integrase, which translates to MDTLYLSEAEALLIEYEAFLKGKTHSTIDAYMRIIRQLLLWIVEHPGSGGDFQPEQLTKTAMEIYLAYLDTSGYSIAHQARVKSAVSGFARWLIEEKGILRRNPTRGLNIPAQPLLAPRQLTPDQRYILRNLIEKDGHPRSMAVFALGYWAGCRVSDVSWLRIEHTHIGPKVGWLHVGYKGGKARDIDLINAVRKPMYEYIHHGGRDTESDYTFTSQRNERLTEAGIHRWWKNIKAQATVSEWELIHDVTFHDLRHDFAHRAREAGWTLEEVAYYLGHITKKGTPAIQTTVRYTQSSRQQVKDKLALLKG; encoded by the coding sequence GTGGATACACTTTACTTATCTGAAGCCGAAGCACTACTCATAGAGTATGAGGCGTTCCTAAAAGGTAAAACGCATAGCACTATTGATGCCTATATGCGTATCATTAGGCAGCTTCTTCTTTGGATTGTAGAACATCCTGGGAGTGGAGGAGATTTTCAACCCGAACAGTTGACCAAAACGGCGATGGAAATTTATCTCGCCTATCTAGATACGTCAGGTTACAGCATTGCTCACCAAGCACGGGTTAAATCTGCTGTCAGTGGTTTTGCCCGTTGGCTCATTGAGGAGAAGGGAATTTTACGTCGCAACCCCACCAGAGGATTAAACATTCCAGCCCAGCCACTTTTAGCCCCCAGACAATTGACTCCTGACCAACGTTATATTTTACGCAACCTGATCGAAAAAGATGGTCATCCACGTAGCATGGCTGTGTTTGCATTGGGGTACTGGGCTGGTTGTCGCGTGAGTGATGTTTCCTGGCTACGGATAGAGCATACCCATATTGGCCCCAAAGTTGGCTGGTTGCACGTTGGTTACAAGGGTGGTAAGGCGCGAGATATTGATCTAATTAACGCTGTCCGAAAACCAATGTATGAATATATTCATCACGGCGGGCGAGATACTGAGAGTGATTACACTTTTACCTCTCAGCGCAATGAGAGGCTGACCGAAGCCGGCATTCATCGCTGGTGGAAAAACATTAAAGCACAAGCAACTGTTTCTGAGTGGGAACTCATCCATGATGTAACTTTTCATGATCTGCGTCATGATTTCGCTCACCGAGCGCGTGAAGCAGGATGGACTTTGGAGGAGGTTGCTTATTATCTTGGTCATATCACCAAAAAGGGAACTCCAGCTATTCAAACCACGGTTCGGTACACTCAAAGTAGCCGACAGCAAGTGAAAGACAAGCTTGCATTACTCAAGGGATAA